From Solanum lycopersicum chromosome 8, SLM_r2.1, the proteins below share one genomic window:
- the LOC101262640 gene encoding uncharacterized protein isoform X1, producing the protein MFSWLSPIGLYGGFVRRSLTGAGLACKTIEIDDETTIHFWGPKSSKTKPSLILIHGFGPHGVWQWRQQISFFSNDYDLYIPSLVFFGRSTTKSPHRSEVFQANCMVKLLEKLGIEKCSIIGTSYGGFVAYHMAKMLPERVEKVIIASSAVNIKKIDNDGLLKRAKVEKIEDLMLPATVTQLRVSITASTNRSVPYLPDFFLNDFIKKLYLENRKEKLELLKGLSLGRDDTVDNITPLQQEVLIVWGENDQIFLLEKATELKELLGEKARLEVIKNASHVPQLEHGAKFNKIVNDFLCGSNVN; encoded by the exons ATGTTTTCTTGGCTCAGCCCAATTGGCTTATACGGTGGCTTTGTCCGCCGGAGTCTGACCGGCGCCGGCCTAGCTTGTAAAACCATAGAAATCGACGATGAAACGACTATTCACTTTTGGGGtccaaaatcatcaaaaacaaaACCATCACTTATCTTAATCCACGGATTTGGTCCTCACGGCGTTTGGCAATGGCGTCAACAGATTTCATTCTTCTCTAACGATTACGATTTATACATTCCTAGCCTCGTCTTCTTCGGCCGTTCTACAACCAAATCTCCCCACAGGTCAGAGGTTTTTCAAGCAAATTGCATGGTAAAGCTACTAGAAAAACTCGGTATTGAAAAGTGTTCGATAATTGGGACTAGTTATGGTGGATTTGTTGCCTATCACATGGCTAAAATGTTGCCGGAAAGGGTAGAAAAGGTAATTATAGCAAGTTCGGCGgttaatattaagaaaatagatAACGATGGACTATTGAAAAGAGCTAAAGTTGAGAAGATCGAGGATTTGATGTTGCCGGCGACGGTGACCCAGCTCCGGGTATCGATCACGGCGTCTACTAACCGGAGTGTGCCATATCTGCCGGATTTCTTCCTCAATGATTTTATCAAG AAATTGTATCTTGAAAACAGGAAGGAGAAGTTGGAACTGTTAAAGGGGTTAAGCCTTGGAAGAGATGACACAGTAGATAATATAACTCCACTTCAACag GAAGTATTAATTGTGTGGGGAGAGAATGATCAGATATTTCTACTTGAAAAGGCAACTGAACTCAAAGA GCTTCTTGGGGAAAAGGCTAGATTGGAAGTCATTAAAAATGCCTCTCATGTACCCCAACTCGAGCATGGGGCCAAGTTCAACAAAATAGTTAACGACTTCTTGTGTGGTTcaaatgttaattaa
- the LOC101262640 gene encoding uncharacterized protein isoform X2 → MFSWLSPIGLYGGFVRRSLTGAGLACKTIEIDDETTIHFWGPKSSKTKPSLILIHGFGPHGVWQWRQQISFFSNDYDLYIPSLVFFGRSTTKSPHRSEVFQANCMVKLLEKLGIEKCSIIGTSYGGFVAYHMAKMLPERVEKVIIASSAVNIKKIDNDGLLKRAKVEKIEDLMLPATVTQLRVSITASTNRSVPYLPDFFLNDFIKKLYLENRKEKLELLKGLSLGRDDTVDNITPLQQASWGKG, encoded by the exons ATGTTTTCTTGGCTCAGCCCAATTGGCTTATACGGTGGCTTTGTCCGCCGGAGTCTGACCGGCGCCGGCCTAGCTTGTAAAACCATAGAAATCGACGATGAAACGACTATTCACTTTTGGGGtccaaaatcatcaaaaacaaaACCATCACTTATCTTAATCCACGGATTTGGTCCTCACGGCGTTTGGCAATGGCGTCAACAGATTTCATTCTTCTCTAACGATTACGATTTATACATTCCTAGCCTCGTCTTCTTCGGCCGTTCTACAACCAAATCTCCCCACAGGTCAGAGGTTTTTCAAGCAAATTGCATGGTAAAGCTACTAGAAAAACTCGGTATTGAAAAGTGTTCGATAATTGGGACTAGTTATGGTGGATTTGTTGCCTATCACATGGCTAAAATGTTGCCGGAAAGGGTAGAAAAGGTAATTATAGCAAGTTCGGCGgttaatattaagaaaatagatAACGATGGACTATTGAAAAGAGCTAAAGTTGAGAAGATCGAGGATTTGATGTTGCCGGCGACGGTGACCCAGCTCCGGGTATCGATCACGGCGTCTACTAACCGGAGTGTGCCATATCTGCCGGATTTCTTCCTCAATGATTTTATCAAG AAATTGTATCTTGAAAACAGGAAGGAGAAGTTGGAACTGTTAAAGGGGTTAAGCCTTGGAAGAGATGACACAGTAGATAATATAACTCCACTTCAACag GCTTCTTGGGGAAAAGGCTAG